The following coding sequences are from one Arachis hypogaea cultivar Tifrunner chromosome 7, arahy.Tifrunner.gnm2.J5K5, whole genome shotgun sequence window:
- the LOC112702104 gene encoding replication protein A 70 kDa DNA-binding subunit A-like isoform X1 yields MAESFDLLMDVSPKKLAWNFLVHVVRLWKAPCRYNPKEINSIEMVLQDSQGGRIQASVPKALVRRWNDNIDEFKMYKMSNFIVVDKREKTKTSMNRWTLNFSHRTVVLLVENPTFPLQAFRLTQISELLNADRINDSQLIDIMGEVVGKEDPKELITSKGKETKRLAILVEDLDNYRIGCVLFGDMVDQILPYLDDGRVEPLIVVLQFFRPSRWNEKTSVQSHFDISKLRINPDLEEVRDFRDRRLAAIPSNLVRISQVNTNNSHSGADELKRGDVTVNTIEEALNSTQEGPLWIAGTIVAINSGKDDWFYKSCRKCPKKVETPIGNRYECGKCGHTHGSASLRFKVEVMAYDGTGSITLLLWDRETVQLCGRQAEQIKDEEELYAEGYPAALESLLERKLLFKVNVKSSNIKLYDQVYTVMKVCEDDTIFEMHLPNKTFSTVTDTGCSNSVDLSAAMVDINNLSDSQYSVDVVEDSVTSLKCKTPAKTATMVLKQQIPINIENEEELGFSTNKLTRNRGKRQKMQLHDSNE; encoded by the exons ATGGCTGAATCGTTTGATTTGTTGATGGATGTCAGTCCGAAAAAGCTTGCATGGAACTTTTTGGTCCATGTTGTTCGTTTATGGAAAGCTCCTTGCCGGTACAATCCTAAGGAGATCAATAGTATTGAAATGGTTCTTCAAGATAGTCAG GGAGGGAGGATCCAAGCTTCGGTCCCTAAGGCGTTGGTACGTAGATGGAATGATAACATTGATGAGTTCAAGATGTATAAAATGTCAAATTTCATTGTTGTAGACAAGAGAGAAAAAACCAAGACATCTATGAATCGGTGGACCTTAAATTTCTCTCACCGAACTGTGGTGCTCTTGGTGGAGAATCCAACTTTCCCACTTCAAGCGTTTCGATTAACGCAAATTTCAGAGTTGTTGAATGCTGACAGGATCAATGACTCTCAATTAATAG ATATTATGGGTGAAGTGGTTGGAAAGGAAGATCCAAAGGAACTCATCACAAGCAAAGGGAAGGAAACGAAGCGTCTAGCTATTTTGGTTGAAGATCTTGA TAATTATCGTATTGGGTGTGTGTTGTTTGGGGACATGGTTGATCAAATACTACCATACCTAGATGATGGAAGAGTTGAACCATTGATAGTGGTCTTGCAGTTCTTCCGACCGAGTAGATGGAATG AGAAAACCTCAGTACAGAGTCATTTCGACATTTCTAAGCTACGCATCAATCCCGATCTCGAGGAGGTTCGCGACTTTCGTGACAG GAGGCTTGCCGCTATACCCTCAAATTTGGTCAGAATTAGTCAAGTCAACACAAACAACTCACATTCTGGGGCAGATGAACTTAAGCGGGGTGATGTGACGGTGAACACAATAGAGGAAGCACTAAACTCAACACAG GAAGGCCCTTTGTGGATTGCTGGAACAATTGTGGCAATCAATTCTGGCAAGGATGATTGGTTTTACAAATCATGTAGAAAGTGTCCGAAGAAGGTTGAAACACCAATTGGAAATAGATACGAGTGTGGAAAGTGTGGCCACACTCACGGAAGTGCATCGTTAAG GTTTAAGGTTGAGGTGATGGCCTATGATGGCACTGGTAGCATAACACTGCTTCTATGGGATCGAGAAACGGTTCAACTATGTGGTAGACAAGCAGAACAGATCAAGGATGAGGAG GAACTTTATGCTGAAGGATACCCTGCAGCTCTTGAGAGCCTGTTAGAAAGAAAACTTCTTTTTAAGGTGAATGTCAAATCCTCCAACATCAAGCTCTATGACCAGGTGTATACAGTGATGAAGGTCTGCGAGGATGATACAATTTTTGAAATGCATCTCCCAAATAAAACGTTCTCCACTGTAACT GATACCGGGTGCAGTAACTCGGTGGATTTGTCAGCAGCTATGGTTGATATCAACAATCTTAGTGATTCTCAATATTCTGTG GATGTTGTGGAGGATAGTGTTACAAGCCTCAAGTGCAAAACTCCAGCCAAAACAGCTACCATGGTTTTAAAGCAACAAATTCCCATCAAcattgagaatgaagaagaacTGGGGTTTTCAACCAACAAACTTACCCGCAATCGTGGAAAAAGACAGAAGATGCAACTTCATGATAGCAATGAATGA
- the LOC112702104 gene encoding replication protein A 70 kDa DNA-binding subunit C-like isoform X3, with protein MNRWTLNFSHRTVVLLVENPTFPLQAFRLTQISELLNADRINDSQLIDIMGEVVGKEDPKELITSKGKETKRLAILVEDLDNYRIGCVLFGDMVDQILPYLDDGRVEPLIVVLQFFRPSRWNEKTSVQSHFDISKLRINPDLEEVRDFRDRRLAAIPSNLVRISQVNTNNSHSGADELKRGDVTVNTIEEALNSTQEGPLWIAGTIVAINSGKDDWFYKSCRKCPKKVETPIGNRYECGKCGHTHGSASLRFKVEVMAYDGTGSITLLLWDRETVQLCGRQAEQIKDEEELYAEGYPAALESLLERKLLFKVNVKSSNIKLYDQVYTVMKVCEDDTIFEMHLPNKTFSTVTDTGCSNSVDLSAAMVDINNLSDSQYSVDVVEDSVTSLKCKTPAKTATMVLKQQIPINIENEEELGFSTNKLTRNRGKRQKMQLHDSNE; from the exons ATGAATCGGTGGACCTTAAATTTCTCTCACCGAACTGTGGTGCTCTTGGTGGAGAATCCAACTTTCCCACTTCAAGCGTTTCGATTAACGCAAATTTCAGAGTTGTTGAATGCTGACAGGATCAATGACTCTCAATTAATAG ATATTATGGGTGAAGTGGTTGGAAAGGAAGATCCAAAGGAACTCATCACAAGCAAAGGGAAGGAAACGAAGCGTCTAGCTATTTTGGTTGAAGATCTTGA TAATTATCGTATTGGGTGTGTGTTGTTTGGGGACATGGTTGATCAAATACTACCATACCTAGATGATGGAAGAGTTGAACCATTGATAGTGGTCTTGCAGTTCTTCCGACCGAGTAGATGGAATG AGAAAACCTCAGTACAGAGTCATTTCGACATTTCTAAGCTACGCATCAATCCCGATCTCGAGGAGGTTCGCGACTTTCGTGACAG GAGGCTTGCCGCTATACCCTCAAATTTGGTCAGAATTAGTCAAGTCAACACAAACAACTCACATTCTGGGGCAGATGAACTTAAGCGGGGTGATGTGACGGTGAACACAATAGAGGAAGCACTAAACTCAACACAG GAAGGCCCTTTGTGGATTGCTGGAACAATTGTGGCAATCAATTCTGGCAAGGATGATTGGTTTTACAAATCATGTAGAAAGTGTCCGAAGAAGGTTGAAACACCAATTGGAAATAGATACGAGTGTGGAAAGTGTGGCCACACTCACGGAAGTGCATCGTTAAG GTTTAAGGTTGAGGTGATGGCCTATGATGGCACTGGTAGCATAACACTGCTTCTATGGGATCGAGAAACGGTTCAACTATGTGGTAGACAAGCAGAACAGATCAAGGATGAGGAG GAACTTTATGCTGAAGGATACCCTGCAGCTCTTGAGAGCCTGTTAGAAAGAAAACTTCTTTTTAAGGTGAATGTCAAATCCTCCAACATCAAGCTCTATGACCAGGTGTATACAGTGATGAAGGTCTGCGAGGATGATACAATTTTTGAAATGCATCTCCCAAATAAAACGTTCTCCACTGTAACT GATACCGGGTGCAGTAACTCGGTGGATTTGTCAGCAGCTATGGTTGATATCAACAATCTTAGTGATTCTCAATATTCTGTG GATGTTGTGGAGGATAGTGTTACAAGCCTCAAGTGCAAAACTCCAGCCAAAACAGCTACCATGGTTTTAAAGCAACAAATTCCCATCAAcattgagaatgaagaagaacTGGGGTTTTCAACCAACAAACTTACCCGCAATCGTGGAAAAAGACAGAAGATGCAACTTCATGATAGCAATGAATGA
- the LOC112702104 gene encoding replication protein A 70 kDa DNA-binding subunit A-like isoform X2, translating to MAESFDLLMDVSPKKLAWNFLVHVVRLWKAPCRYNPKEINSIEMVLQDSQGGRIQASVPKALVRRWNDNIDEFKMYKMSNFIVVDKREKTKTSMNRWTLNFSHRTVVLLVENPTFPLQAFRLTQISELLNADRINDSQLIDIMGEVVGKEDPKELITSKGKETKRLAILVEDLDNYRIGCVLFGDMVDQILPYLDDGRVEPLIVVLQFFRPSRWNEKTSVQSHFDISKLRINPDLEEVRDFRDRRLAAIPSNLVRISQVNTNNSHSGADELKRGDVTVNTIEEALNSTQEGPLWIAGTIVAINSGKDDWFYKSCRKCPKKVETPIGNRYECGKCGHTHGSASLRFKVEVMAYDGTGSITLLLWDRETVQLCGRQAEQIKDEEELYAEGYPAALESLLERKLLFKVNVKSSNIKLYDQVYTVMKVCEDDTIFEMHLPNKTFSTVTEYLQYGCRIPGAVTRWICQQLWLISTILVILNILWMLWRIVLQASSAKLQPKQLPWF from the exons ATGGCTGAATCGTTTGATTTGTTGATGGATGTCAGTCCGAAAAAGCTTGCATGGAACTTTTTGGTCCATGTTGTTCGTTTATGGAAAGCTCCTTGCCGGTACAATCCTAAGGAGATCAATAGTATTGAAATGGTTCTTCAAGATAGTCAG GGAGGGAGGATCCAAGCTTCGGTCCCTAAGGCGTTGGTACGTAGATGGAATGATAACATTGATGAGTTCAAGATGTATAAAATGTCAAATTTCATTGTTGTAGACAAGAGAGAAAAAACCAAGACATCTATGAATCGGTGGACCTTAAATTTCTCTCACCGAACTGTGGTGCTCTTGGTGGAGAATCCAACTTTCCCACTTCAAGCGTTTCGATTAACGCAAATTTCAGAGTTGTTGAATGCTGACAGGATCAATGACTCTCAATTAATAG ATATTATGGGTGAAGTGGTTGGAAAGGAAGATCCAAAGGAACTCATCACAAGCAAAGGGAAGGAAACGAAGCGTCTAGCTATTTTGGTTGAAGATCTTGA TAATTATCGTATTGGGTGTGTGTTGTTTGGGGACATGGTTGATCAAATACTACCATACCTAGATGATGGAAGAGTTGAACCATTGATAGTGGTCTTGCAGTTCTTCCGACCGAGTAGATGGAATG AGAAAACCTCAGTACAGAGTCATTTCGACATTTCTAAGCTACGCATCAATCCCGATCTCGAGGAGGTTCGCGACTTTCGTGACAG GAGGCTTGCCGCTATACCCTCAAATTTGGTCAGAATTAGTCAAGTCAACACAAACAACTCACATTCTGGGGCAGATGAACTTAAGCGGGGTGATGTGACGGTGAACACAATAGAGGAAGCACTAAACTCAACACAG GAAGGCCCTTTGTGGATTGCTGGAACAATTGTGGCAATCAATTCTGGCAAGGATGATTGGTTTTACAAATCATGTAGAAAGTGTCCGAAGAAGGTTGAAACACCAATTGGAAATAGATACGAGTGTGGAAAGTGTGGCCACACTCACGGAAGTGCATCGTTAAG GTTTAAGGTTGAGGTGATGGCCTATGATGGCACTGGTAGCATAACACTGCTTCTATGGGATCGAGAAACGGTTCAACTATGTGGTAGACAAGCAGAACAGATCAAGGATGAGGAG GAACTTTATGCTGAAGGATACCCTGCAGCTCTTGAGAGCCTGTTAGAAAGAAAACTTCTTTTTAAGGTGAATGTCAAATCCTCCAACATCAAGCTCTATGACCAGGTGTATACAGTGATGAAGGTCTGCGAGGATGATACAATTTTTGAAATGCATCTCCCAAATAAAACGTTCTCCACTGTAACT GAATATCTCCAATATGGTTGTAGGATACCGGGTGCAGTAACTCGGTGGATTTGTCAGCAGCTATGGTTGATATCAACAATCTTAGTGATTCTCAATATTCTGTG GATGTTGTGGAGGATAGTGTTACAAGCCTCAAGTGCAAAACTCCAGCCAAAACAGCTACCATGGTTTTAA